One window from the genome of Saimiri boliviensis isolate mSaiBol1 chromosome 2, mSaiBol1.pri, whole genome shotgun sequence encodes:
- the HEXA gene encoding beta-hexosaminidase subunit alpha produces the protein MASSRLWFSLLLAAAFAGRVTALWPWPQNIQTSDRRYVLYPNNFQFQYDVSSAAQPGCSVLDEAFQRYRDLLFGSGSWPRPHLTGKCHTLEKNVLVVSVVTPGCNQLPTLESAENYTLNINDDQCLLLSETVWGALRGLETFSQLVWKSAEGTFFINKTEIKDFPRFPHRGLLLDTSRHYLPLSSILDTLDVMAYNKLNVFHWHLVDDPSFPYESFTFPELTRKGSYNPVTHIYTAQDVKEVIEYARLRGIRVLAEFDTPGHTLSWGPGIPGLLTPCYSGSEPSGTFGPVNPSLNTTYEFMSTFFLEVSSVFPDLYLHLGGDEVDFTCWKSNPDIQDFMKKKGFGEDFRQLESFYIQTLLDIVSSYGKGYVVWQEVFDNKVKVRPDTIIQVWREETPVNYTKELGLITKAGFRALLSAPWYLNRISYNPDWKEFYLVEPLAFEGTPEQKALVIGGEACMWGEYVDNTNLVPRLWPRAGAVAERLWSNKLTADLTFAYERLSDFRCELLRRGVQAQPLNVGYCEQEFEQT, from the exons ATGGCAAGCTCCAGGCTTTGGTTTTCGCTGCTGCTGGCGGCAGCGTTCGCTGGGCGGGTGACGGCCCTATGGCCCTGGCCCCAGAACATCCAGACCTCCGACCGGCGCTACGTCCTTTACCCGAACAACTTTCAATTCCAGTATGATGTCAGCTCGGCCGCGCAGCCCGGCTGCTCCGTCCTCGATGAGGCCTTCCAACGCTATCGGGACCTGCTTTTCGGTTCCGGGTCTTGGCCCCGTCCTCACCTCACAG GAAAATGTCATACCCTGGAGAAGAATGTGTTGGTTGTCTCTGTAGTCACACCTGGATGTAACCAGCTTCCTACTTTGGAGTCGGCAGAGAATT ataCCCTGAACATAAATGATGACCAGTGTTTACTCCTCTCTGAAACTGTCTGGGGAGCTCTCCGAG GTCTGGAGACTTTTAGCCAGCTTGTTTGGAAATCTGCTGAGGGCACA TTCTTTATCAACAAGACTGAGATCAAGGACTTTCCCCGCTTTCCTCACCGAGGCTTGCTGTTGGATACGTCTCGCCATTACCTGCCACTCTCTAGCATCCTGGACACGCTG GACGTCATGGCGTACAATAAATTGAACGTGTTCCACTGGCATCTGGTAGATGATCCTTCCTTCCCATATGAGAGCTTCACTTTTCCAGAGCTCACCAGAAAG GGGTCCTACAACCCTGTCACCCACATCTATACAGCACAGGACGTGAAGGAGGTCATTGAATATGCACGGCTCCGGGGTATCCGTGTGCTGGCAGAGTTTGACACTCCCGGCCACACTTTGTCCTGGGGACCAG GTATCCCTGGATTATTGACTCCTTGCTACTCTGGGTCTGAGCCCTCTGGCACCTTTGGACCAGTGAATCCCAGTCTCAACACTACCTATGAGTTCATGAGCACATTCTTCTTGGAGGTCAGCTCTGTCTTCCCAGATTTGTATCTTCATCTTGGAGGAGATGAGGTTGATTTCACCTGCTG GAAGTCCAACCCAGATATCCAGGACTTCATGAAGAAGAAAGGCTTCGGTGAGGACTTCAGGCAGCTGGAGTCCTTCTACATCCAGAc GCTGCTGGACATCGTCTCCTCTTATGGCAAGGGCTATGTGGTGTGGCAGGAGGTGTTTGATAATAAAGTAAAG GTTCGGCCGGACACAATCATACAGGTGTGGCGAGAAGAGACTCCAGTGAACTATACGAAGGAACTGGGACTGATCACCAAGGCCGGCTTCCGGGCCCTTCTCTCCGCCCCCTGGTACCTGAACCGTATATCCTACAACCCTGACTGGAAGGAGTTCTACCTAGTGGAACCCCTGGCATTTGAAG GCACCCCTGAGCAGAAGGCTCTGGTGATTGGTGGAGAGGCCTGTATGTGGGGAGAATATGTGGACAACACAAACCTGGTCCCCAGGCTCTG gcccagggcaggggctgtTGCTGAAAGGCTGTGGAGCAACAAGTTGACAGCTGACCTGACATTTGCCTATGAACGTTTGTCAGACTTTCGCTGTGAGTTGCTAAG GCGAGGtgtccaggcccagcccctcaATGTAGGCTACTGTGAGCAGGAGTTTGAACAGACCTGA